Proteins encoded in a region of the Tripterygium wilfordii isolate XIE 37 chromosome 21, ASM1340144v1, whole genome shotgun sequence genome:
- the LOC119990148 gene encoding multiple organellar RNA editing factor 8, chloroplastic/mitochondrial, which yields MATQHLSRSVLSRPSKTLTSLLTRSFSSVTTTTANSFVSRPSSSLLHRLRPLASLSSFSFSNSRSFATRATNSSLNDPSPDWSNRPPKETILLDGCDFEHWLVVMEKPEGEPTRDEIIDSYIKTLAMVVGSEEEARMKIYSVSTRCYFAFGALVSEDLSEKLKELEKVRWVLPDSYLDVKNKDYGGEPFINGKAVPYDPKYHEEWIRNNSRANERNRRNDRPRNLDRSRNFERRRENVQNRDFQYNGGASAANQGVQNSPPSLSGMPNNPPMPNQAIQNSPPSISGMSNRPPMPNQGMQNSPPNVGGMPNRGMPPYNNMSGMPPPPPPPNMNGMPQNNVGGMPQNNYGGGQPNVGGMPQNNYGVPPNVRGMQPNDSMGAGIPPNAGWSETVPGNTQNYQYGPNSGGMPYQGSAPNAGYQNYTPSRD from the exons ATGGCCACTCAACACCTTTCTCGCTCTGTCCTGTCCAGGCCTTCCAAAACCCTAACGTCTCTCCTCACTCGATCCTTCTCTTCCGTCACCACCACCACTGCCAACTCCTTTGTCTCTCGCCCTTCCTCGTCTCTACTTCACCGCCTCCGGCCCCTCGCGTCCCtttcctccttctccttctccaatTCGAGATCTTTCGCTACCAGGGCCACTAACTCTTCGCTGAACGACCCAAGCCCAGACTGGTCTAATCGCCCACCCAAGGAGACGATTCTGCTCGATGGATGCGATTTTGAGCACTGGCTTGTGGTCATGGAAAAGCCGGAGGGAGAGCCTACTAGGGACGAGATCATCGATAGCTATATTAAAACCCTAGCTATGGTTGTTGGCAG TGAGGAAGAAGCGAGGATGAAAATTTACTCTGTTTCAACTAGATGCTACTTTGCTTTTGGAGCACTTGTGTCTGAAGACCTCTCTGAGAAGTTGAAAG aATTGGAAAAGGTTCGTTGGGTTCTTCCAGATTCCTATCTGGATGTTAAGAACAAAGATTATGGAG GGGAACCTTTCATCAATGGGAAGGCTGTTCCATATGACCCTAAGTATCATGAGGAGTGGATAAGGAACAATTCGCGAGCAAATGAGAGAAACAGGCGCAATGACAGACCTCGCAATCTTGATAgatcaagaaattttgagaggaGGCGAGAAAACGTGCAAAACCGAGACTTCCAATACAACGGTGGTGCTTCCGCAGCTAATCAGGGTGTGCAGAACTCTCCACCTAGCCTGAGTGGCATGCCGAACAACCCTCCAATGCCTAATCAGGCCATTCAAAACTCTCCGCCTAGCATTAGTGGCATGTCTAACCGCCCTCCCATGCCTAATCAGGGTATGCAGAACTCCCCACCCAACGTAGGTGGCATGCCTAACAGAGGAATGCCACCATATAACAACATGAGTGGAATgccgccgccaccaccaccacctaaCATGAATGGGATGCCCCAGAACAACGTGGGAGGCATGCCACAAAACAATTATGGAGGAGGGCAGCCCAATGTGGGAGGCATGCCACAGAACAATTATGGAGTGCCACCCAACGTGAGAGGAATGCAGCCCAACGATAGCATGGGAGCAGGAATACCACCAAATGCAGGGTGGTCTGAGACCGTGCCTGGAAATACTCAAAACTACCAATATGGCCCCAACAGTGGTGGCATGCCTTACCAAGGTTCAGCTCCAAATGCAGGCTACCAGAACTACACTCCAAGCAGGGATTAA